The following DNA comes from Candidatus Thermoplasmatota archaeon.
GAGCACGTCGCGAAGCTTTCGTGGGGCGAGCTCGAATCGCGATCCGGCGCGAAGCGCGAGAAGATGGAGGCCTTCGCGCGTATGTACGGCGAGGCTTCGAGCGCGGTCATCGTGTACAGCATGGGCCTCACGCAGCACAGCTTCGGCGTCGACAACGTTCGGAGCGTCGTCAACCTCGCGCTCGCGAAAGGCAACGTCGGTCGTCCGAAGACGGGCATCATGCCCATCCGCGGCCACTCCGGCGTGCAGGGCGGCGGCGAATGCGGCGTCGACCCCGAGAAGCTCCCCGGCGGCGTGCCGCTCACGGCCGAGAGCGCGAAGCGCTTCTCCGACCTCTGGGGCTTCGACGTCCCCGTCGAAAAGGGCCTCATGACGGGCGAGATGCTCGAGCGCGCGGCGCGCGGCGAGATGGACGTTCTCTATTCGCTCGGCGGCAACCTGCTCGAGACGATGCCGGACCCGCGCTTCATGCGCGAGGCGCTCGCGTCGGTGCCGCTGCGCATCCACCAGGACATCGTCCTCAACACCTCGACCGTGCTCGACGCGGCCGAGGCCGTTCTCGTCCTGCCCGCCCAGACGCGATATGAGCAACGATCGGGCGGGACTTCCACGAGCACGGAGCGCCGCATCCGCTTCACGCCCGAGATCGAAGGACATCCAGTGATCGGCGAAGCGCGACCCGAGTGGGAGATTCCCGCGCTCATCGGGCGCGCCATGGGAAAACCGGGCTTCGCGTACCGGGATTCGGCCGAGATCCGCGCCGAGATGGCGACGTCGATGCCGATGTACGCGGGCGTGGAGACGCTCGAGAAGCAGGGCGACTGGGTGCAATGGGGCGGCGAGAGGCTCGGCGCGGACGGGTTCGTGAACATGCCCGACAGACGCGCGCGCTTCAGCGTCGTCGCGCTCCCTCCGCGGCTCGTGCCCGAGGGCCGCTTCCTTCTCACGACGCGTCGCGGGAAGCAGTTCAACAGCATCGTCTTCGGCGACAAGGATTACCTGCTGAGGAACGGCGACCGCGAGGACGTGTTCCTCCACGCGGACGACCTCGCGCACCTGGGTCTTGCGGACGGCGATGACGTCATCCTCTCGAACGAGACGGGAACCCTGCGCGCGACGGCGCGCGCGGGTCCGATCGCGCGGCGGCACGTGCAGGCCTACTGGCCCGAGGCGAACGTGCTCATCCCGAGGAAATACGACCCGATCGCGGGCGTGCCCGACTACAACGCGTTCGTGAGCATCCGTCGCGCGGAGCGCTGAAAAGGAGCGCGGGGCGCCCGCACGGGGCGCCCCGGGATGGCGGGGCTCAGGCCTTGAAGGCCGTGTAGCCCGACGGGATCGCATCCTGGAAGAAGGACACGGCGAAGTCGAACGGCTGCGAGGCCGAGGCGCCGCAGACCCAGGCGCGGAACCGGACCGTGCCGAGGCCCTTGAGGTCCGTCGCTTCGAGGTCCACGACGAGCGGCGACGTCGCGCCCTTCGCGCTCTTGATGAGCTTGCCCTCGGTGTTCTCGACGCGGTAGTAGAACTCCTGGACGGTGGGCCCGGACGGCTTGAAGGCCGCCTCGAACCGCGCGGCGGTCGTGTTCTTCGGGACGCTGAAGTCGTTCATGAACTTCGCGTCGGGCAGGTTGTACGTCGCCACGCCGCAGGCGCCGCCGCCCACGAGGTTGCCCTTGAACGTCTCGACCTTCGGGGCCGTCGCATTCGCGGCGAGGTCGCCTGCGGGATCGAGCCCGGTCGCAGGGTCTTCCGTTTCGGTCTTCGATCCGATGCAGCCCGCGAACGCGCCCGCGAGGATCATCGAGAGCGCGGCGAAGGCGAAGGTGGTGCGGTGGGTCATGGGGTTTCCATCCTACGATTCAAGAGCGGTGAAGTTGGCGGGGATCGCGTCCGACCAGAACGAGACGGCGCCGGTCCACGGCTGATCCGTCGCGACGCCCTCGCAGACGTACGTGTAGATCAGGATCCGGGGCGATGTGCCGATCTTCGCCCCTTCGATGTCGATCACGATCGGCGACGGACCGGCCTTGGTTCCGAGCGGCGCGAAATCATCGCTGACCACGGAGACCTGGATCGTGTTGCCGGACCGGCCGACGCCCGTACCAGCCGCCTTGTAGGCGACCTCGACGCGGGCGCTCGCGTTCGGGTGCTTGACCTCGATCGCTTCGGAGGAGGCGGATCCGTCCGCCGAGTTGAAGCAGAAGTCGGCGGCGCCCGCGCCGGCGGTCTTGCCCGTGAACGGGTGCACGCCGAGCGGAACGTTCGGGTCCGGGACCGTTTCGTTGATCGTGGTGTTTCCGGGATCGACGGTCGTGCTCGGGATCGACGGCGAGGGCGGGTCCACGGTCTCGGTCGCGCCGATGCAGCCGGCGGCGACGGCCGCGACGGCCATGGCGAGCGCAAGCGTGATCGTGCGGAGGGTGCTCGGCATGGGAATCTCGATCGCGCTCACACATTGGGCTCGCTTAAGGCTTCGCGTGAGCCCGTGGACCATCCGCTTCGACGGATATTAGAGGAAGGGGACGGGTTGCCGCCCGATGGACGTCTTCCTCGCGGGCGCGGGTGTCGCCCGGTTCGGCCGGCGGGAGGGATCCCTTGCCGACCTTGCCCGGGAGGCGGCCGCGGCGGCCCTGACCGACGCGGGTCTCGAGGCAGGCGACATCGACCATCTCTTCGTCGCGACCCAGTTCCCGGAAAGCCTCGCGGGTCAGGCGAACGCGGCCGCGTGGATCGCGGGCGCGATCGGCACGGTCCCGGCGCCCGCGACCCGGATCGAGACGGCCCCCTCCTCGGGCGCCGCCGCCCTGCACGCGGCCGTCGCCGCCGTCGGCGCGGGCCTCGCCGAGCGCGCCCTCGTCGTCGGGGCGGAGACGATGACGCGCGTCCCGACCGACGTCGCGAGCCGCGTCCTCGCCGACATGATCGATCCGCGCGAACGCCGCTACGGGCTCACGATGCCCGCGCTCGTCGCGCTCATGACGCGGCGCGCGATGCGCGATCACGGCGTGACACGCGAGGACCTCGCCCTCGCGGCCGTGAAGGCGCACGCCCACGGCGCCCGCAATCCGGACGCGCAATTCCGGAAGCCCGTCTCGGTCGAGGATGTCCTCCGCTCCCCTCTCGTCGCCGACCCGCTGCGCGTCTTCGACTGCGCCCCGATGTCGGACGGCGCCGCCGCCCTCCTCGTCACCGCGCGCCCGTCCCGCGTCCGCGTCGCGGGACTCGGCCAGGCGACCGACACGCTGAGCCTCGCCGAGCGGCCGGGAAACGACTTCCTCACGGGCTTCCGCGCAACGCGCCTCGCCGCGGACCAGGCCTTCGCGCGCGCGGGCTGGTCGCGGCGGGACGTCGACGTGCTCGAGACGCACGACGCGTTCACGCTCCTCGAGATCACGAACCTCGCCGACCTCGGCTTCGCCACGGTCGCGGAAAGCGCGGCGATGCTCCGCGCGGGCGAAACCGCACTCGGAGGGCGCCTCCCGACGAACCTCGGCGGCGGGCTCAAGGCGCGCGGCCATCCGGTCGGCGCGACGGGCGTCGCGCAGGTCGCCGAGCTCGTCCGTCAGCTTCGGGGCGAGGCGGGGCCGCGGCAGGCCGATCGCGCGCGTCGCGCGCTCGCGCACAACATCGGCGGTCTCGGGAACAACGTCCTCGTCACGCTCCTGGAGGCGGTGGCGTGAACGGGCGGCTCCTCAGCTTCACGGAGATCGCGATCCCCCCCGCGGGGTTCGAGCCGGATCGCGTCGTCGGCCTCGTGGCGCTCCCGGACGGGACGCGCGCGATGGCGCTACTCGCCTCGGGCGCGCCGGAGATCGACGCGCCCGTGGCGATCGAAGAGGGGCCGGACGGTCTGCTGCGGTTCCACGTCCTCGGTTCAACGCCTCCACCGCAAAGGTCATGAAACGAGACATCGGACCCAGGAAGGTGGCTCCCCGCGCCCCCGCCGCCCTGCTCCTCGCCGCCGTCCTGCTCGTCGCTGGCTGCCTGGGCGCGCCCGCGCCCCCGGACGAGGGGTCGGATCCCCCCGGCGGGTCGCCTCCTCCGGGAGGCCCGCCTCCGTCGACGCCGGGTCCGTCCCAGCCGACGCGCCCCGGCCCGTCGTCGCCCTCCTCGCCGCCCGTGGACCCGAACGAGGCTCCGCTCCTTCCGCCCGTCGCGCGCGCCGTCGTCGCGGTCATCGACACGGGCGTCAATCCCTACCACCTCGAATTCCGATCGGACGCGCCCGACTCCCGCCGGCACCCGAGCGAGTACATCGCGGGCTATCCCGCGGACGCCGAGGCGCTCCCGCTCACGCTCGACGGCGGCTCCTACGACGGCGCGCTCGCGGCCGACGCGGAGGTCTGGGAACGGGTCGAGCGCGGGAAGCTGTACTGGATTCCCGGCACGAAGATCGTCGGACTCATCTCCATCGCGCCCGAAGACGATTCCCTCTCGCAGGACGACGTCATTCCGGGCCTCGACGAGAACGGGCACGGGACCATGACCGCCTCGCGCGCCGTCGGCAACACCGTCGGCGCCTGTCCCGCGTGCCATCTCGTCGTCATCGGCGGCATCGGCGCGGCAAGCGGCGCCTGGGCGGCGGCTCAACCCTGGATCGACGTGCAGTCCAACTCCTGGGTGAGCATCGGCGCCACGGACAGCGCGACGCGCGCGGCCTACGCGAAGGCCGCGGCCTCGGGCCAGCTCGTGTTCGCCGCGGCGGGCAACGGGCTTGCCGGCATCCTCGGCGGCGTCGGCGAGCCGACGTGGATACGCACGCCCGCGGGCGCGCCCGGCGTCATCGCGGTCGGGGGCCACGACAACGGTAAGCTCACACCGTGGAGCGGCTCGGTGCCCCACGTCGTCGCCGACGCGTGCGGCTCGCCGAGCGCGGGCCATCGCAGCGTGGACCGCGTCGCGAACGAGGCGTCGGGCACGAGCGGCGCGACGCCCTTCGTCGCGGGGGCCGCCGCGCGCGCGATCCTCGAGGCGCGGTCCATCCTGGGCGATCCCCGCGTCGCCCATGCGGGCGCGCTCGCCTCCGGCTCGCCCACCGCGGCGGGGCCGCTCGGCGACGGCCAGCTCACGGTCGACGAGCTCGTACGGGCGCTCTTCCGCACGGCCGATCCCGCGCCGCGCGCGACGCCGCGCGACGGCGCGGCCTGCGACGGATCGATCGGCTCGCACATGACCCTCCCCGCGGGCGCCGGACTCGTGCCGAGTGACCTCGTCCGCTACTACTTCCAGGGCTACGGCGCCGTGAACGACGACACGATCGGAAAGCTCCTCGCCGTCGTCGCGGGCGACGCGAAGGAGCCCGAGCGCGCCGACGCGGACGCGTTCTATGCGCTCGATGGTTTCGCGCGCGACCTGTGATCATCCGGGCGCGGGTGCGGCGGGCCCCGCGGCCTTCGCGCGATTCCACCCGAGCGCGATGACGAGCGGCGCCGTCAAGGCCGCGAGCCAGAACGGCGCGGCGGCGCCGAATGTCGCGCCCGCGTACCCGAACGCGAGGGGCGCCACGCTCGACCCGACGCCGAGCGCCGTGCCATAGAGCCCGTTCGCGAGGCCGCGCTCGGCGGCGGGGGCCGCCCCGGCGATGAGCGTGAGGTTCGCGGGCACCATGACGCCCATGCCGAGGCCGGTCGCGGCCGAGAGGGCG
Coding sequences within:
- a CDS encoding S8 family serine peptidase; protein product: MAPRAPAALLLAAVLLVAGCLGAPAPPDEGSDPPGGSPPPGGPPPSTPGPSQPTRPGPSSPSSPPVDPNEAPLLPPVARAVVAVIDTGVNPYHLEFRSDAPDSRRHPSEYIAGYPADAEALPLTLDGGSYDGALAADAEVWERVERGKLYWIPGTKIVGLISIAPEDDSLSQDDVIPGLDENGHGTMTASRAVGNTVGACPACHLVVIGGIGAASGAWAAAQPWIDVQSNSWVSIGATDSATRAAYAKAAASGQLVFAAAGNGLAGILGGVGEPTWIRTPAGAPGVIAVGGHDNGKLTPWSGSVPHVVADACGSPSAGHRSVDRVANEASGTSGATPFVAGAAARAILEARSILGDPRVAHAGALASGSPTAAGPLGDGQLTVDELVRALFRTADPAPRATPRDGAACDGSIGSHMTLPAGAGLVPSDLVRYYFQGYGAVNDDTIGKLLAVVAGDAKEPERADADAFYALDGFARDL
- a CDS encoding OB-fold domain-containing protein; translation: MNGRLLSFTEIAIPPAGFEPDRVVGLVALPDGTRAMALLASGAPEIDAPVAIEEGPDGLLRFHVLGSTPPPQRS
- a CDS encoding FdhF/YdeP family oxidoreductase, with the protein product MPLPRKPFATRLKEAVPFGLLVESKPRHYREMLKVAWENRDNAAYALRILRHGVCDGCSLGPNGLKDDVIPGTHLCLTRLKLLRLNTMGPMREEDWSDIERLRAMSNRELQALGRIPFPLLLEPGAKGFRRIDWAEALAIVTRRLERTAPDRLGFFVTSRGLTNEPYYVVQKLARALGTNNVDLCSRLCHAPSVSGLRETIGWGAPTCSLSDFIGTDLLILFGTDLPNNQPVSTKYMHVARKRGTRIVVVNPVLEPGLERYWIPSVPSSALFGTPLCDAFFEVNVGGDVAFIHGVLKALFEAGLEDKAFIAEQTTGFDALREHVAKLSWGELESRSGAKREKMEAFARMYGEASSAVIVYSMGLTQHSFGVDNVRSVVNLALAKGNVGRPKTGIMPIRGHSGVQGGGECGVDPEKLPGGVPLTAESAKRFSDLWGFDVPVEKGLMTGEMLERAARGEMDVLYSLGGNLLETMPDPRFMREALASVPLRIHQDIVLNTSTVLDAAEAVLVLPAQTRYEQRSGGTSTSTERRIRFTPEIEGHPVIGEARPEWEIPALIGRAMGKPGFAYRDSAEIRAEMATSMPMYAGVETLEKQGDWVQWGGERLGADGFVNMPDRRARFSVVALPPRLVPEGRFLLTTRRGKQFNSIVFGDKDYLLRNGDREDVFLHADDLAHLGLADGDDVILSNETGTLRATARAGPIARRHVQAYWPEANVLIPRKYDPIAGVPDYNAFVSIRRAER